One Methylobacterium sp. AMS5 genomic region harbors:
- a CDS encoding DEAD/DEAH box helicase, with product MDVFDVCSEINDLLTEGNDLAARNLLIKLLSTIDKQKENYPQVLNQLIRSTGLFPYIQLENASWDQKFVHKAFAVDVGNRTATLHREQSSVLSRLLGGKSIAVSAPTSFGKSFIIDAFIAAKRPNIVVIIVPTIALMDETRRRLYKKFSREYNIITVTDTPLEQRNILIFPQERAFGYADKLPNIDLLVIDEFYKASVAHDKERAPSLIKAILKLSRNAKQRYYLAPNIKKLADNVFTRDMEFIELLDFNTVFLEKHDLHKEIKGDAGRKKDALLEIISKRTEKTLIYAGSYSEIDKISELVINNMDVIDRPHTTHFAHWLRVNYQSEWSVADLAERGVGVHNGRMHRCLSQLQIRLFEHEKGFDSIASTSSIIEGVNTSAQNVIVWKSKLGRNNLKDFTYKNIIGRGGRMFKHFIGHIYLLDAPPVEENTQLDLSFPDTILGSLDENQDKDKLTEKQIERIVEYKNQMSDIIGGENFALLRKKNVLQDSDSDFLLTLARNLKSNPQDWRGFGYLNSDNPADWERMLYKVVGLKPSAWDSSWSNVVSATKSLSFNWSMDIPQILSMLSPHGIDIEDFFQLERTISFKLAALLNDVNELHKIIVNPSIDIGGFVGKLSHAFLPPAVYHLEEYGLPRMISKKIHLSGLVNFTSDEVDLRGALKIFRAIGLDGILKTDGLSKFDRYVIRFFFDGILPENPPDFAVLDQK from the coding sequence ATGGACGTATTTGACGTCTGTTCCGAAATAAACGATCTACTCACGGAAGGAAATGACCTTGCAGCTCGCAATCTATTAATAAAACTCCTTAGCACAATTGATAAGCAAAAAGAAAATTATCCACAGGTCCTAAACCAGCTGATTCGATCGACTGGACTGTTCCCTTATATACAGCTTGAGAATGCATCATGGGACCAAAAGTTTGTCCATAAGGCATTCGCCGTCGACGTGGGGAACCGTACTGCGACTCTTCACCGTGAACAATCATCCGTTTTATCCAGACTACTCGGCGGCAAAAGCATCGCGGTAAGCGCGCCTACAAGCTTCGGAAAAAGCTTTATAATCGATGCATTTATTGCAGCAAAACGCCCAAATATAGTTGTTATTATTGTTCCGACCATCGCCTTAATGGATGAAACCCGACGTCGTTTGTATAAGAAGTTTTCGCGCGAATATAATATCATCACTGTTACTGATACCCCTCTTGAGCAACGCAATATTCTAATATTCCCTCAAGAGCGAGCATTCGGATATGCGGATAAATTGCCTAATATAGACCTTCTTGTTATAGACGAATTTTACAAGGCAAGTGTTGCGCACGATAAGGAACGCGCACCATCTCTTATCAAAGCTATTCTAAAACTTTCCCGTAATGCCAAACAGAGATACTATCTTGCTCCAAATATAAAAAAGCTTGCGGACAATGTTTTCACGCGGGACATGGAATTTATTGAGCTCCTCGATTTTAACACTGTTTTTCTAGAAAAGCATGACCTTCATAAAGAGATCAAAGGAGACGCTGGCCGGAAAAAAGATGCGCTACTGGAAATTATATCGAAAAGAACTGAGAAAACCCTAATTTACGCAGGATCATACTCAGAAATAGATAAGATATCGGAGCTGGTTATCAATAATATGGACGTAATCGACAGACCACACACAACACACTTCGCGCACTGGCTTCGCGTGAACTATCAATCCGAGTGGTCGGTGGCAGATCTCGCGGAGCGGGGAGTCGGGGTTCATAACGGGCGAATGCACCGCTGCCTGAGTCAACTCCAAATACGTCTCTTCGAGCATGAAAAAGGATTTGATAGTATTGCCTCAACTTCTTCGATCATTGAGGGAGTTAACACGTCAGCGCAGAATGTAATAGTCTGGAAGAGCAAACTTGGACGCAATAATCTGAAGGATTTTACTTACAAAAATATAATTGGCCGCGGCGGTCGAATGTTTAAGCATTTTATTGGCCACATTTACTTACTTGATGCTCCTCCCGTCGAAGAAAATACTCAGCTCGACCTTTCATTTCCAGATACAATTCTAGGAAGTCTTGATGAAAACCAAGATAAAGACAAACTTACTGAAAAGCAAATAGAAAGGATAGTTGAATACAAAAATCAGATGTCGGATATTATTGGGGGAGAAAATTTTGCACTTTTGAGGAAGAAAAATGTTTTACAAGATAGTGATTCAGATTTCTTGCTGACTCTGGCGAGAAATCTAAAATCTAACCCGCAGGATTGGCGCGGATTTGGATATTTGAATTCTGACAATCCCGCCGATTGGGAAAGAATGCTCTATAAAGTTGTTGGCCTTAAGCCGTCAGCATGGGATTCATCTTGGTCAAATGTTGTTTCAGCCACCAAATCTTTATCTTTTAATTGGAGTATGGACATACCTCAAATATTAAGCATGCTTTCTCCTCACGGTATCGATATTGAAGACTTCTTCCAGCTTGAGCGCACAATAAGTTTTAAACTAGCGGCTCTGTTAAATGATGTTAATGAGCTGCATAAAATCATTGTAAACCCATCGATCGACATTGGGGGATTTGTTGGAAAACTTAGCCATGCTTTTCTACCTCCAGCTGTTTACCATCTTGAAGAGTATGGTCTGCCACGAATGATCTCCAAGAAAATTCATCTTTCTGGGCTTGTAAATTTCACAAGCGATGAAGTTGACCTTCGTGGTGCACTCAAAATATTTCGAGCAATCGGATTAGATGGGATACTCAAGACTGATGGCTTGAGCAAATTTGATAGGTACGTAATTAGATTCTTTTTTGATGGAATACTTCCTGAAAATCCACCGGATTTTGCTGTGCTGGATCAGAAATAG
- a CDS encoding DUF1837 domain-containing protein, with translation MTSVKFDTLIDESLSKITTISQLQNLLNNRLLSLANDFEDGKWRYNRFQSYLWDNIAQTALSEQERAALYDQSHSSLVAAAQNLRLTDKDEIGQGSEIAEVFLYGLMKNHYNALPVVPKIFYKQNAKDNAKGADSVHIVLNANEDDFTLWFGEAKFYNSIADSRLDSIVTSVYTSLGTEKLKKENSIITNVSDINHLDIPTALRDKIKASLSNQISIDLLKPRIHVPILILHECTKTAGCNILSLEYKKSIVAHHTERAGSYFVKQASKLTTLHMYDKINFHIILFPVPNKKLIVDAFTSTAAFYKGVV, from the coding sequence ATGACTAGCGTAAAGTTTGACACGCTTATAGACGAGTCTTTGTCAAAAATCACAACTATTTCACAACTTCAAAACCTATTGAATAACCGACTACTGAGTCTTGCAAATGACTTCGAAGACGGTAAATGGAGATACAATAGGTTTCAGAGCTATTTATGGGATAATATTGCCCAAACTGCTCTGTCAGAGCAAGAGCGCGCAGCTTTGTACGACCAGAGTCATTCCAGTTTAGTAGCAGCCGCACAGAACTTGAGACTGACGGACAAAGATGAAATCGGCCAAGGGAGTGAAATCGCAGAAGTCTTTCTCTACGGATTGATGAAAAATCACTACAACGCGCTACCCGTTGTCCCCAAAATTTTCTACAAACAAAATGCCAAAGATAATGCAAAGGGAGCTGATAGCGTACATATCGTTCTTAATGCAAACGAAGACGACTTCACTCTGTGGTTTGGTGAGGCTAAATTCTACAATTCCATTGCTGACTCTCGGCTAGATTCTATAGTTACTTCGGTATATACCAGCTTAGGCACTGAAAAATTGAAAAAAGAAAATTCGATAATAACCAATGTGTCAGACATCAATCATCTAGATATACCTACTGCCCTGAGAGACAAAATTAAGGCCTCATTGAGCAATCAAATTTCAATCGATCTGCTAAAACCTCGAATTCATGTGCCGATTCTAATATTGCACGAATGCACAAAAACTGCAGGTTGCAATATTCTTTCCCTGGAGTACAAAAAATCAATTGTAGCTCATCATACAGAGAGAGCTGGGTCTTATTTTGTAAAACAAGCGTCAAAATTAACAACTCTACACATGTACGACAAAATCAACTTTCATATTATCTTGTTCCCCGTTCCAAACAAAAAACTTATCGTTGACGCATTTACTAGCACAGCTGCTTTCTACAAAGGGGTCGTATAA